The following are encoded together in the Candidatus Omnitrophota bacterium genome:
- a CDS encoding radical SAM protein translates to MKLLLVNPPYLEDVYSGFKHAVQVQIPLGLAYIAASAIQEGAEVEILDANAEQLSIEQTISKILLSDSDIIGLSSTTLMIPIIAKLAREVKRQSNKKIIIGGPHVTFFPEETLTGLPEVDIIVMGEGEETVKELIRNSFGNLFNIRGIAFRDKGKIIVNHSRERIEDLDTVMFPARELFRLELYRPGALWNIGFSGKKSMTLISSRGCPSRCRYCSSLHFWGPKVRFRSIGNIISEIEMLYNKYGTRQIAILDDTFLANKTRAEEFCDELLKRKLKINWWCYARLDFIYPRQLFRKMRRAGCYGLNFGVESGNQGVLDDVQKNIKLPVAEEIVASAKREGFLVLCSFMIGLPKDDKETVRQTIEFSIKLNPHIAQYCITTPFPGTDLYRQAKEKGWLDNVRDWADMGLHQRTKFHNDYLSGDDIYELYQSAHKRFYFRFGYFWMLFCHLLKNPRQIRGFLLAGIYMITEVFRKR, encoded by the coding sequence ATGAAGCTATTATTAGTGAATCCCCCTTATTTAGAGGATGTTTATTCCGGGTTTAAGCATGCCGTACAGGTCCAGATCCCCCTGGGATTAGCTTATATTGCCGCGTCTGCAATACAGGAAGGCGCCGAAGTTGAGATACTTGATGCCAATGCCGAACAGCTCAGCATTGAACAGACAATCAGCAAAATCTTGCTTTCAGATTCCGATATCATCGGTTTGTCCTCGACTACTTTGATGATCCCTATAATTGCTAAATTGGCCAGGGAAGTAAAGAGACAGTCAAATAAGAAGATTATTATCGGCGGGCCGCATGTGACTTTCTTTCCTGAAGAGACTTTAACCGGCTTGCCCGAAGTAGATATCATTGTAATGGGTGAAGGGGAAGAGACGGTAAAAGAGCTGATCAGGAATTCGTTCGGTAACCTTTTTAATATCAGGGGCATTGCCTTCAGGGATAAAGGAAAAATAATCGTAAACCACTCCCGTGAAAGGATAGAAGACCTTGATACAGTTATGTTTCCGGCAAGGGAATTGTTTAGGCTTGAACTATACCGGCCGGGTGCTCTTTGGAATATAGGATTTTCCGGGAAAAAAAGCATGACGCTGATTTCTTCGCGCGGATGCCCCAGCAGATGCAGGTATTGTTCATCTTTGCATTTCTGGGGGCCGAAGGTTCGTTTCCGCAGCATAGGAAATATTATTTCAGAGATCGAGATGCTTTATAACAAATACGGGACCAGGCAGATTGCGATACTTGATGATACATTTTTAGCGAATAAAACCAGGGCAGAAGAATTCTGCGATGAGCTTTTAAAAAGAAAATTAAAAATTAACTGGTGGTGCTACGCAAGGCTTGATTTCATTTATCCCAGGCAGCTTTTCAGAAAAATGCGGCGCGCCGGATGCTACGGTCTTAACTTCGGAGTTGAAAGCGGCAACCAGGGCGTACTTGACGACGTACAAAAAAATATCAAATTACCCGTAGCAGAAGAAATAGTAGCTTCGGCCAAAAGAGAGGGGTTTCTTGTTCTTTGCAGCTTTATGATAGGCCTGCCAAAGGATGATAAAGAAACAGTGCGTCAAACCATTGAATTTTCCATAAAATTGAACCCGCACATAGCCCAATATTGCATAACTACACCTTTTCCCGGGACTGATCTTTACAGGCAGGCAAAAGAAAAGGGCTGGCTGGACAATGTCAGAGACTGGGCAGATATGGGGCTACATCAGAGGACAAAGTTCCATAATGACTATCTCAGCGGAGATGATATTTATGAGTTATACCAGTCGGCACATAAGAGATTTTATTTTCGTTTTGGCTATTTTTGGATGTTATTTTGCCATCTCCTGAAGAACCCCAGGCAAATACGCGGTTTCTTGTTGGCTGGAATATATATGATAACGGAGGTATTCAGAAAAAGATGA
- a CDS encoding glycosyltransferase family 2 protein has translation MKSVSIIIPVYNEKRTIREIIKRIDDVDIGLEKEIIVVDGCSTDGTKEILQNLGRKDIKVIHEEKRKGKGAAIRLGFKEASGDIFLIQDADLEVLPAEYPYLLNPIIAGHKKVVFGSRFLRGRGMTRFGSYIGNQLITWAVNILFLVRLSDIATCHKVFTKEVAKKLHLKSNGFEIEAEITTRLIKNGQNIYEIPIDYVPRTHREGKKLHWRIGFKVLLAIIKFRLSF, from the coding sequence ATGAAGAGCGTATCGATTATAATACCAGTTTATAATGAAAAGCGCACTATCCGTGAGATCATAAAACGGATAGATGATGTAGATATCGGGCTTGAAAAAGAGATAATCGTAGTTGACGGCTGTTCGACTGACGGGACAAAAGAGATTTTGCAGAATCTCGGAAGAAAAGATATAAAAGTAATACACGAAGAGAAAAGGAAGGGTAAAGGCGCAGCAATACGGCTGGGGTTTAAAGAGGCAAGCGGTGATATTTTCCTGATCCAGGATGCAGATCTGGAAGTCCTGCCGGCAGAATACCCGTACTTATTAAATCCGATAATTGCAGGCCATAAAAAAGTCGTATTTGGCTCCAGATTTCTAAGGGGCAGGGGAATGACCCGGTTTGGCAGTTACATCGGAAACCAGCTTATAACCTGGGCAGTGAACATTCTGTTCCTGGTCCGGCTTTCGGATATAGCTACGTGCCATAAAGTCTTCACAAAAGAGGTCGCAAAGAAATTACATTTAAAATCCAATGGTTTCGAGATTGAAGCAGAAATCACGACAAGGCTTATTAAAAACGGACAAAATATTTATGAGATCCCGATAGATTATGTTCCCAGGACTCACCGGGAAGGAAAGAAGCTGCACTGGCGTATAGGTTTTAAGGTGCTTTTGGCAATAATTAAATTCAGGCTTAGTTTTTGA
- a CDS encoding NAD-dependent epimerase/dehydratase family protein encodes MKNLEKYYKGKSVLITGGLGFIGSTLAQRLVKLKSSVTIVDSLIPQYGGNMFNIHQVKNKVKINFSDVRDKYSMNFLIKDKDLLFNLAGTLSHIDSMTDPFTDLEVNCAAQLAILEACRNYNPGIKIIFAGTRSQYGRPEYLPVDEKHPLKPADVNGINNIAGESYHLLYNEVYGIKACSLRLTNTFGPRHQMHHHRQGIINWLIRQVIDGNEVKLYGDGAQVRDVSYVDDVVDAFIIAMARNEANGQVFNLGGTPISLEEITRLIIKINKKGSYRIVPYPSDIKKIEVGNYVADYGKIKDMLGWFPQVSLEDGIRRTLAFYKKYKRHYW; translated from the coding sequence ATGAAGAACCTTGAAAAATATTATAAAGGAAAATCCGTGCTTATTACCGGGGGCCTGGGGTTTATAGGCAGTACTCTTGCGCAAAGATTGGTTAAGCTTAAATCCAGCGTGACTATCGTCGATTCCCTGATACCGCAATACGGCGGTAATATGTTTAATATTCACCAGGTAAAGAACAAAGTTAAAATAAACTTTTCCGATGTCCGTGACAAATACTCAATGAACTTCCTTATTAAAGATAAAGACCTGCTTTTTAATCTTGCCGGGACATTAAGCCATATAGACAGCATGACGGATCCGTTTACAGACCTTGAAGTTAACTGTGCCGCTCAACTTGCCATATTAGAGGCTTGCAGAAATTATAATCCGGGGATAAAAATCATATTCGCAGGCACCCGCAGCCAATATGGCAGGCCTGAGTATCTACCCGTAGATGAAAAGCACCCGCTGAAGCCTGCTGATGTTAACGGCATAAACAATATTGCAGGGGAGAGTTACCACCTTTTATATAACGAGGTCTATGGTATAAAAGCGTGCTCTTTAAGGCTTACCAACACCTTTGGGCCCAGGCACCAGATGCACCATCACCGTCAGGGAATAATTAACTGGCTTATCCGCCAGGTTATTGACGGCAATGAAGTGAAATTATACGGGGATGGCGCTCAGGTCAGGGATGTAAGCTATGTTGATGATGTGGTTGATGCTTTTATTATCGCCATGGCCCGTAATGAAGCCAATGGACAGGTGTTTAACCTGGGAGGCACTCCTATCAGCCTGGAAGAAATAACCAGGCTGATAATAAAAATAAACAAAAAAGGTTCATACAGGATCGTACCTTATCCGAGTGATATAAAAAAGATTGAAGTAGGTAATTATGTAGCTGATTACGGAAAGATAAAAGACATGCTCGGTTGGTTTCCGCAGGTCAGCCTTGAGGATGGTATCCGCAGGACGCTAGCATTTTATAAAAAATATAAAAGACACTATTGGTAG
- a CDS encoding SDR family NAD(P)-dependent oxidoreductase, whose protein sequence is MFKWKDKKVLVTGAGGFIGSHLTERLLSLGAFVRAFVEYNPHGDAGHINHLLVNKSKRLEIFYGDIKEMETVRKAVDHNEVIFNLAALVGIPYSYEHPQEVVDTNTLGTLNILIAARENKICKIVQTSTSEVYGTALYVPIDEKHPLQAQSPYSASKIAADALALSFYCSYGLPVSIIRPFNCFGPRQSLRAVIPTIIAQALKNRVICLGNIAPKRDFTYVADTVSGFIRVAESPKSTGEIINIGTSRSVSIGQLAKIIAGLIGKDVDIRHEKMRIRPKKSEVMCLCADNKKARKLLGWRPQISLEEGLRLTIEYVASHQHQYNRKGYAI, encoded by the coding sequence ATGTTTAAATGGAAAGATAAAAAGGTTTTAGTTACCGGAGCAGGCGGTTTTATAGGAAGCCATCTGACAGAGAGGCTGCTTTCTTTAGGCGCGTTTGTCCGGGCTTTTGTCGAATATAACCCGCATGGCGACGCAGGCCACATTAATCATCTATTGGTAAATAAAAGCAAGCGGCTTGAAATTTTCTATGGAGATATCAAGGAAATGGAAACCGTCAGGAAGGCTGTAGATCATAATGAAGTAATATTTAACCTGGCAGCCCTGGTGGGCATCCCTTATTCATACGAGCACCCCCAGGAAGTAGTCGATACTAATACGTTGGGTACCCTTAATATACTGATTGCAGCAAGAGAGAATAAAATCTGTAAGATTGTGCAGACTTCTACAAGTGAGGTTTATGGCACTGCGCTTTATGTGCCGATCGATGAAAAGCATCCCCTGCAGGCCCAATCGCCGTATTCTGCGAGTAAAATTGCAGCCGATGCCCTGGCTCTAAGTTTTTACTGTTCCTACGGCCTGCCCGTATCTATTATACGGCCATTTAATTGTTTTGGCCCAAGGCAGTCATTAAGGGCGGTAATCCCTACAATAATAGCACAGGCTTTAAAGAATAGGGTCATTTGCCTGGGGAATATCGCGCCGAAAAGAGATTTTACATATGTAGCTGATACTGTCAGCGGGTTTATCAGGGTGGCTGAGTCGCCAAAAAGCACAGGAGAGATTATCAATATTGGCACATCTAGAAGCGTTTCTATCGGCCAGCTTGCAAAAATCATAGCCGGTTTAATAGGAAAAGATGTAGATATCAGGCATGAAAAAATGCGCATAAGGCCAAAGAAAAGCGAGGTTATGTGCTTATGCGCAGATAATAAAAAAGCAAGGAAGCTTCTTGGCTGGCGGCCTCAAATCAGCCTCGAGGAAGGGTTAAGGCTTACAATTGAATATGTTGCTTCGCACCAGCATCAGTATAACCGTAAAGGTTATGCTATATAA
- a CDS encoding GNAT family N-acetyltransferase codes for MTNMDIKSQGTINKTEWNNLVLSSRQARFYQMAEYQEVIREVFGYKPYYLILSENNEAFGVLPLYVVKTLFYRKLESVPFAEYGGIISNRPQSIEFPKLIEYVRVLMADNKLDYLQVNGGLGIEEGYMQDNFLKLNFYNYAELDLSAGESGLWEAFDYQVKKAVNKALREKLECFQEASYGSVKKFFYPLYLKSHHRLLSPPLSIKYFYTCLKYFNDKMKIFFVRDGKKVIAALLGFACGDRVYIQYIASDEKAHHKRAVDLVHWEFIKWAVNNSIQYFDFGPARYEGQLNYKLKWAVKLRQYNYYYLFKDNRQKQALPEPLTPDSGNLQFIKKIWGLQPVFVQRLLGPRVRYNLAK; via the coding sequence ATGACGAATATGGATATCAAAAGCCAGGGTACCATAAATAAGACTGAATGGAATAATCTTGTATTATCAAGCCGGCAGGCCAGGTTTTACCAGATGGCCGAGTATCAGGAGGTAATAAGGGAGGTCTTTGGATATAAGCCTTATTACCTTATTTTAAGCGAAAATAACGAAGCCTTCGGCGTCCTGCCCCTTTATGTAGTAAAGACACTATTTTATAGGAAGCTGGAATCAGTCCCGTTCGCTGAATATGGAGGTATTATTTCTAACCGTCCGCAGAGTATAGAATTCCCAAAGCTGATAGAATATGTAAGAGTTTTAATGGCTGATAATAAGTTAGATTACCTCCAGGTAAATGGCGGCCTGGGTATTGAAGAGGGTTATATGCAGGATAATTTCTTAAAGCTTAATTTTTATAATTATGCTGAGCTTGATTTAAGCGCAGGCGAATCCGGGCTATGGGAGGCATTTGATTATCAGGTAAAGAAGGCTGTGAATAAGGCTCTGCGGGAGAAATTAGAATGTTTTCAGGAAGCCAGCTACGGCTCGGTTAAGAAGTTTTTTTATCCGTTGTATTTAAAGTCTCATCACAGGCTTCTTTCCCCGCCGCTAAGTATTAAATATTTTTATACCTGCCTGAAATATTTTAATGACAAAATGAAGATATTCTTTGTCAGGGACGGTAAAAAGGTAATTGCGGCACTTTTGGGGTTTGCCTGCGGTGATAGAGTTTATATTCAATATATAGCTTCGGATGAGAAAGCGCACCACAAAAGGGCGGTAGATCTCGTCCATTGGGAATTTATCAAATGGGCAGTAAATAACAGTATACAATATTTTGATTTTGGCCCGGCAAGGTATGAGGGCCAGTTAAACTATAAGTTGAAATGGGCAGTAAAGTTAAGGCAATATAATTATTATTATTTATTTAAAGATAATAGGCAAAAACAAGCTTTGCCTGAACCACTGACACCTGATTCCGGGAATTTACAATTTATTAAAAAAATCTGGGGCCTGCAGCCTGTTTTTGTCCAGCGTTTGTTAGGCCCCCGGGTAAGATATAATCTGGCGAAATGA
- a CDS encoding glycosyltransferase family 2 protein, whose amino-acid sequence MTMDKKISLSCFFPCFNDAGSIASMVVIMDKVARQVSDDYEIIVVDDCSTDNSRVVLEELCKKYTALRLIYHERNEGYGGALRSGIYSSKKEFIFYTDGDFQYDVTELNNLISCLGPGVDIVNGYKLSRSDSLSRKVIGGIYQYTMKLMFGFKIRDVDCDFRLMRRSIFDKIKLRYNSGVICVEMIKKIQNAGFSFAETGVSHYHRVYGKSQFFNIVRIYQVGRDILKLWWTLNFKERQA is encoded by the coding sequence ATGACCATGGACAAAAAAATCAGTCTTTCTTGTTTTTTCCCGTGTTTTAATGATGCCGGCTCTATTGCCAGCATGGTTGTGATTATGGATAAGGTGGCACGGCAGGTAAGCGATGACTATGAAATAATAGTAGTGGATGATTGCAGCACTGATAACAGCCGGGTTGTTTTGGAAGAGCTGTGTAAAAAATATACTGCTCTTAGGCTTATTTATCATGAAAGAAATGAGGGCTATGGTGGCGCCTTAAGGTCAGGGATTTATTCATCAAAAAAAGAATTCATTTTTTATACGGATGGCGATTTTCAATATGACGTTACTGAGCTTAATAATCTTATTTCCTGCCTTGGCCCCGGAGTAGATATTGTCAACGGCTATAAACTCAGCCGGAGTGATAGCCTTAGCAGGAAAGTGATAGGAGGGATTTACCAATACACGATGAAGCTTATGTTTGGCTTTAAGATCAGGGATGTAGATTGCGATTTCAGGCTGATGAGGAGAAGTATATTTGATAAGATCAAGCTTAGGTATAACAGCGGTGTTATTTGCGTTGAGATGATAAAGAAAATACAAAATGCCGGGTTTTCTTTTGCTGAAACCGGTGTCAGCCATTATCACCGCGTGTATGGTAAGTCGCAGTTTTTCAATATCGTAAGGATTTATCAAGTGGGAAGGGATATCCTGAAATTATGGTGGACGTTAAATTTTAAAGAAAGGCAGGCATGA
- a CDS encoding UPF0104 family protein — MVSLLFGQLIRILLKMKKTKILPLLLSFFVTLSALYIAFKGTTISGIFSYILQGKYIYVAPALLSLWLYCYIRSVRWGLFFDRKLDNKLLFSATVVGLMANNILPARTGEVYKAYILGHKSSVSKSYCLGTVLLERLWDALTLVLFSVVIFIWVGLFSTTGLEKALYNIHVKQLALIFGILCFLILLFLLIWVRNSGYFIKLICRFAGVFSLSFADFCSVRLTKLSEGLVIFRGWKKVSMIAVLSLIIWLMAALTIYYMFKVFSIELGLMAACLLLVVIGLFVMIPSLGSLGTMQMGFIVGLGAFGINKADALSFSLVYQFVDTMPVILAGLILFWKDGYAFGKIK; from the coding sequence ATGGTATCTCTGTTGTTTGGACAGCTTATAAGAATTCTTTTAAAAATGAAAAAAACTAAGATTTTACCATTGCTATTATCGTTTTTCGTTACTTTGTCTGCGTTATACATCGCTTTTAAAGGAACGACTATCTCCGGGATATTTTCCTATATCTTGCAAGGGAAGTATATTTATGTCGCACCGGCATTATTAAGTTTATGGCTTTATTGTTACATACGATCAGTACGCTGGGGCTTATTTTTTGATAGAAAGCTGGATAATAAACTTTTGTTTTCTGCGACAGTTGTCGGTTTAATGGCTAATAATATCTTACCGGCAAGGACCGGGGAAGTGTATAAGGCTTATATATTGGGGCATAAATCCTCGGTAAGCAAGAGTTATTGCCTGGGGACTGTCCTTCTTGAACGCCTCTGGGATGCTTTAACTTTAGTTTTATTTAGCGTTGTTATTTTTATCTGGGTAGGGCTGTTTAGTACAACTGGTTTAGAAAAAGCGCTGTACAACATCCATGTAAAGCAGCTGGCATTGATTTTCGGGATACTATGCTTTTTAATTTTATTATTTCTGTTGATATGGGTCAGGAATTCAGGTTATTTTATCAAATTGATTTGCCGGTTTGCAGGAGTGTTTTCGTTAAGTTTTGCTGATTTTTGTTCTGTCCGGCTTACTAAGCTTTCCGAGGGATTGGTCATATTCCGGGGGTGGAAGAAGGTGTCAATGATTGCCGTATTATCCCTGATAATCTGGCTTATGGCAGCTTTGACCATTTATTACATGTTTAAAGTTTTCTCCATAGAATTAGGGCTAATGGCAGCTTGTCTTCTTCTCGTTGTAATCGGCCTCTTTGTAATGATACCGTCATTAGGTAGCTTAGGGACCATGCAGATGGGTTTTATAGTTGGCTTGGGCGCCTTTGGGATAAATAAGGCCGATGCACTCAGCTTTTCACTGGTTTATCAGTTCGTTGATACTATGCCGGTTATACTTGCCGGCCTGATTTTATTCTGGAAGGACGGTTATGCCTTCGGAAAAATTAAATGA
- a CDS encoding glycosyltransferase — MNCIICGSVRYKKTIYGGYLFKGKEYFLVRCVDCGFIYLDPMPSKDVLEGIYTGDSYFNEYYIPGADKLGCLQDDDLASPHHLKAISAMKKFVSSGDLLDVGCAAGAFCLQAQRAGFNVYGLEPNKKMSEHASSRLKAEIKNGEFCKGIYPGNRFDVINMADVLEHVPSPAESLELAGNLLRDSGILVLEQPLTYNRSLFNIFLRFNMLFKKERLSDSPPTHLWEFRPETLRAILKTTGFEVIYEEVYENRAKPDFVYKKLSFKNRLSIGIKNISSFISGCTLLRWLKCGDRAVVVCRKIKPRVLFVHPTLGIGGAEKNRLNILKMFDSSGLEISICCIKEKGDLAEEFIKLGFKVDCLNKSDRSLNLFTTFALLRYLKRGSFSIVHSCLTNTNLHTRLAAWFCRVPVIIAEEQSEYERYNRRLEWLLKPVNRWLARSTDRIIACSGRTALSISSQDRIPFEKFLVIHNVIDTTEFSPVKSKYQLLEELGLSREDIIVGYVASLARRKGHIYLIDAVFNLLNWEPRLKLVLVGDGPLRNELEESVSERRITDRVLFTGKRRDIADLLPLFSVFVSPALNEAFGIVLIEAMYMGVACVATRVGGVPEVIQDRESGILVNPADSKALADAIKELLLDPGRASLYADAARKRVIENFTADRYAQKLSELYKELLGAKLKSKRSKQNV, encoded by the coding sequence ATGAATTGTATAATCTGCGGGTCCGTAAGATACAAAAAAACAATCTATGGAGGGTATCTTTTCAAGGGAAAAGAGTATTTTTTGGTCCGTTGCGTTGATTGCGGTTTTATTTATCTCGATCCTATGCCATCGAAAGATGTCCTGGAAGGCATATATACCGGCGATTCCTATTTTAATGAATACTATATTCCTGGGGCAGATAAATTGGGCTGCTTGCAGGATGATGATTTAGCCAGCCCCCACCATTTAAAGGCAATCTCTGCAATGAAAAAATTTGTGAGTTCCGGAGACCTGCTTGATGTCGGGTGCGCAGCCGGTGCTTTCTGCTTACAGGCGCAAAGAGCAGGATTTAATGTCTATGGGTTGGAACCAAATAAAAAGATGTCTGAACATGCAAGCAGCAGGCTCAAGGCAGAGATAAAGAATGGCGAGTTTTGTAAAGGTATATATCCTGGTAATCGGTTTGACGTAATCAATATGGCAGATGTATTGGAGCATGTTCCCTCTCCGGCCGAAAGCTTAGAGCTTGCCGGTAATTTGCTTAGGGATAGCGGTATCCTGGTCCTGGAACAGCCATTGACTTATAACCGTTCGCTTTTTAATATTTTTCTGAGATTCAATATGTTATTTAAGAAAGAAAGGCTTTCTGATAGCCCTCCTACGCACTTATGGGAATTCAGACCGGAAACCTTAAGGGCTATTCTTAAAACAACCGGTTTTGAGGTTATTTATGAGGAAGTATATGAAAATAGAGCCAAGCCAGATTTTGTCTATAAAAAGTTGTCTTTTAAGAATAGGCTATCTATAGGAATAAAGAATATCTCTTCATTCATCTCAGGGTGTACTCTTTTAAGATGGCTCAAGTGCGGAGACAGGGCTGTTGTCGTTTGCAGGAAAATTAAGCCAAGAGTACTTTTTGTGCATCCCACACTAGGGATAGGCGGGGCGGAAAAAAACAGGCTGAATATTTTGAAAATGTTTGACAGCTCAGGATTGGAAATTTCAATTTGTTGCATTAAAGAAAAGGGCGACCTCGCAGAGGAGTTTATTAAGCTCGGGTTTAAGGTAGATTGTCTTAATAAAAGCGACAGGTCTTTAAACTTATTTACTACGTTTGCTTTGCTGCGTTATTTAAAACGCGGAAGTTTCTCAATCGTACATTCTTGCCTGACAAATACTAATTTGCATACAAGGCTGGCAGCTTGGTTTTGCAGGGTACCGGTTATAATCGCCGAAGAACAAAGCGAATATGAAAGGTATAACAGGCGATTGGAATGGTTGTTAAAACCTGTTAACAGGTGGCTGGCACGTTCAACAGACAGGATTATAGCCTGTTCTGGCAGGACAGCTTTATCAATAAGCAGCCAGGACCGGATTCCTTTTGAAAAGTTTCTTGTAATCCATAATGTAATCGATACAACAGAATTTTCTCCCGTTAAGAGTAAATATCAATTGTTGGAGGAATTGGGCTTGAGCCGGGAAGATATTATTGTGGGCTATGTTGCGTCACTAGCCAGGAGAAAGGGCCATATTTATTTAATTGATGCTGTCTTTAACTTGTTAAACTGGGAGCCGAGGCTAAAGTTAGTCCTGGTAGGTGATGGGCCGCTAAGAAATGAGTTAGAAGAGTCAGTTTCAGAAAGAAGGATTACCGATAGGGTATTATTTACCGGCAAAAGAAGGGACATTGCTGATTTATTGCCTTTATTCTCTGTTTTTGTCTCTCCTGCGTTGAATGAGGCATTTGGTATTGTCTTGATCGAGGCGATGTATATGGGTGTTGCCTGTGTTGCGACCCGTGTAGGCGGCGTGCCGGAAGTTATACAGGATAGAGAGAGCGGCATATTAGTTAATCCCGCTGATTCCAAAGCATTGGCAGATGCAATTAAAGAGCTGCTTCTTGATCCGGGACGCGCATCCTTGTATGCAGATGCTGCCAGAAAACGAGTGATAGAAAATTTTACAGCAGATAGGTATGCTCAGAAATTATCAGAATTATATAAAGAGCTTTTGGGAGCAAAACTGAAATCGAAAAGGAGCAAGCAAAATGTTTAA
- a CDS encoding DUF3473 domain-containing protein, producing MIKNILTIDVESFLHSRYGRDKLVDETAGLEEVSRSIDMFLGLLKRYNHKATFFVLGVIAERLPQAVKNIVNSGHEIASHGYQHRPIFTLKPEQFKDDLMRSKNALERITGTQIIGFRAPYWSITKKSLWAIDLIKECGFSYDSSISPAVNFLYGIEGAQRRIYKHDSGLWEIPPTTIKLFGKNIIVGGGFYLRALPYFVTRYVFKRLNKKKSSAMAYFHPHEVLNTKSDMDLPLAEDFILNFNKDSVAQKLIKLLGDFEFDSVKNVLNDEYGYQKPGYHK from the coding sequence ATGATTAAGAATATTTTGACTATAGATGTTGAAAGTTTCCTGCATTCCAGATATGGCAGGGATAAACTGGTTGACGAAACTGCGGGCCTTGAAGAAGTATCGCGTTCAATTGATATGTTTCTCGGTCTTTTGAAAAGATATAATCATAAGGCAACTTTTTTTGTTCTAGGTGTTATTGCTGAGCGCCTGCCGCAGGCAGTAAAAAATATTGTAAATAGCGGCCATGAAATTGCAAGCCATGGTTATCAGCATAGGCCAATTTTTACATTAAAGCCAGAACAGTTTAAGGATGATTTAATGAGATCAAAAAATGCTTTAGAAAGGATTACCGGTACTCAGATTATTGGTTTTCGCGCTCCGTACTGGTCGATTACAAAGAAATCACTTTGGGCTATTGATTTAATAAAAGAATGCGGGTTTTCATACGATTCCAGTATTTCACCGGCTGTAAACTTCTTATACGGAATAGAAGGGGCTCAGAGGAGGATATATAAGCATGATTCCGGGTTATGGGAGATCCCGCCGACTACTATAAAATTATTCGGGAAAAACATTATTGTCGGAGGAGGTTTTTACCTTAGGGCTTTGCCTTATTTTGTTACCAGGTATGTATTTAAAAGGTTAAACAAAAAGAAATCTTCTGCCATGGCTTATTTTCATCCTCATGAGGTATTAAATACTAAGTCTGACATGGACCTGCCTTTAGCAGAAGATTTTATACTTAATTTTAATAAAGATTCTGTTGCACAAAAACTGATTAAATTGCTTGGAGATTTTGAGTTTGATTCTGTAAAAAATGTATTAAATGACGAATATGGATATCAAAAGCCAGGGTACCATAAATAA
- a CDS encoding CDP-alcohol phosphatidyltransferase family protein produces MNEERLTKYGDIVDRINRGFSLPLAKALLKTPVTPNAITFFRSFLVIAAMYLYLKCSLYAIFTAGILLQLSDIFDYVDGDLARLKNKVTIEGQWLEYLENNFQGTSGTLLGFFVCLGIYLKTLDARIFIILFFLAFGFHMKKALIHTPVKSGNWIFNLMDSSSAAHFKKETSSNIFIKLAKIFLWVSTRDINILFLASVTLPVFYNQWGLSPLYLVLIAFAVSHNLTWIGIAYFQWKAIER; encoded by the coding sequence ATGAATGAAGAAAGATTGACAAAATACGGGGATATTGTTGACCGGATAAACAGGGGTTTTTCTCTTCCGCTTGCCAAGGCCCTTTTAAAGACCCCTGTTACGCCTAATGCAATTACTTTTTTTAGGTCATTTTTAGTGATAGCAGCAATGTATCTTTATCTTAAATGCAGCTTATATGCTATTTTTACAGCCGGAATTTTGCTTCAACTATCGGATATATTTGACTATGTGGATGGTGATTTAGCCAGGCTCAAGAATAAAGTAACTATTGAGGGGCAGTGGCTTGAATACCTGGAGAATAACTTCCAGGGGACAAGCGGTACTCTTTTAGGTTTTTTTGTATGTTTAGGTATATACCTCAAAACCTTAGACGCAAGAATATTTATTATCCTTTTCTTCCTGGCATTTGGTTTTCATATGAAAAAAGCGTTAATCCATACTCCAGTCAAATCCGGAAACTGGATTTTTAACCTTATGGATAGCTCCTCGGCAGCTCATTTTAAAAAGGAGACGAGCTCAAATATTTTTATAAAACTGGCAAAGATTTTCCTTTGGGTGTCAACCAGGGATATTAACATATTATTTTTGGCTTCCGTAACTTTGCCGGTATTTTATAATCAGTGGGGCCTTAGCCCGTTGTATCTTGTATTGATAGCTTTTGCTGTTTCGCATAATTTAACCTGGATTGGTATTGCCTATTTTCAATGGAAAGCGATAGAGAGATGA